In Dermacentor silvarum isolate Dsil-2018 chromosome 2, BIME_Dsil_1.4, whole genome shotgun sequence, the following proteins share a genomic window:
- the LOC125942857 gene encoding uncharacterized protein LOC125942857 — MASQQESLQEAREEHEAAHERPVLEVTPDRTELRAVGSAVIKPASEPCRQQFGAPAPINTPSPSSWIPCMPRTCSTARTQHEVGHCSETQHSSPSVGSSLPCGRLGEVF, encoded by the exons ATGGCGTCGCAGCAAGAATCTCTTCAGGAAGCCCGGGAGGAGCACGAGGCCGCCCACGAACGCCCCGTCCTAGAG GTGACTCCTGACAGGACTGAACTGAGGGCTG TTGGCAGTGCTGTCATCAAACCAGCGTCGGAGCCTTGCCGGCAGCAATTTGGTGCACCGGCACCCATCAACACTCCCTCTCCGAGCTCGTGGATTCCGTGCATGCCACGGACCTGTTCGACTGCACGTACCCAACACGAAGTCGGGCATTGCAGCGAAACACAGCACTCCTCCCCTTCTGTCGGCAGCTCTTTGCCATGTGGCAGGCTCGGTGAGGTTTTTTAA